From Streptomyces sp. NBC_00775, one genomic window encodes:
- a CDS encoding MmcQ/YjbR family DNA-binding protein codes for MPDAEDVRRIALSLPDTTEKIAWSMPTFRVAGKMFATLPEEETSIAVRCPKEERDELVLAEPGKFWIADHEAVFAWVRVRLASLEDDDELRDILADSWRQAAPPRLLDSYPELGLPSGD; via the coding sequence ATGCCGGATGCCGAAGACGTACGCCGTATCGCCCTCTCTTTGCCGGACACGACGGAGAAGATCGCCTGGAGCATGCCCACGTTCCGGGTGGCGGGAAAGATGTTCGCCACGCTGCCCGAGGAGGAGACCTCCATCGCCGTGCGCTGCCCGAAGGAGGAGCGCGACGAACTCGTCCTGGCCGAGCCGGGGAAGTTCTGGATCGCCGACCACGAGGCGGTTTTCGCCTGGGTCCGGGTCCGGCTCGCCTCCCTGGAGGACGACGACGAACTCCGCGACATCCTCGCCGACTCCTGGCGCCAGGCGGCCCCGCCCCGACTGCTCGACTCCTACCCGGAGTTGGGCCTCCCGTCCGGCGACTGA
- a CDS encoding ATP-binding protein — MIVWLNGTHGAGKTTTSPLVQQLIPDSRVFDAEKVGETLMDITPGLPRTDNFQHWPPWRQLVVETARRVLDYTGGTLVMPMTVLVEEYWREISTGLAQHAIPVRHFVLHADQDTLRGRIEGDALLGPSPFRLTYLEPYAEAARTWLHGEAEVVDTTHLTPAQAALRIAEAVKS; from the coding sequence GTGATCGTATGGCTCAACGGCACCCACGGTGCGGGCAAGACGACGACCAGTCCACTCGTGCAGCAGCTGATCCCGGATTCACGGGTGTTCGACGCCGAGAAGGTCGGCGAGACACTCATGGACATCACGCCGGGGCTGCCCAGAACGGACAACTTCCAGCACTGGCCGCCGTGGCGGCAGCTCGTGGTCGAGACCGCCCGCCGCGTACTCGACTACACCGGCGGCACCCTGGTGATGCCCATGACTGTCCTGGTCGAGGAGTACTGGCGCGAGATCAGCACGGGCCTCGCCCAACATGCCATTCCGGTACGGCACTTCGTCCTCCACGCCGACCAGGACACCCTCCGCGGGCGTATCGAGGGGGACGCTCTTCTTGGCCCCTCCCCGTTCCGCCTCACATACCTTGAGCCCTACGCCGAGGCGGCCCGCACGTGGCTCCACGGCGAGGCCGAGGTCGTCGACACCACGCA